One region of Xylanimonas ulmi genomic DNA includes:
- a CDS encoding ROK family protein: protein MSPTPSLGAGPPVLAFDVGGTSIKGALIDAAGTAHGVTRLPTPAAGPTSAQAVLDAVARLAPSLTAQAPEGVAPTALGIAVPGVFDDEAGVGVYCENLGWRDVDFRRLVRAGFDLPTVVGHDVRSAGLAEMAVGAGAGAQNALVLALGTGIAAAVFVRGEPVTSGGFAGEIGHTVVVRGGEACACGNQGCLEATASAAAIARRYNRARGARVSGSREVLAAARAGDAVARAVWASATDALASAIAPCVGLLAPEVVVLAGGLAEAGDALLAPVVARLDELLTVTPAPPVVKATAGENAGLLGAALRARAVAEAGSR from the coding sequence GTGAGCCCGACGCCGTCGCTCGGCGCGGGCCCGCCCGTCCTGGCGTTCGACGTCGGTGGGACGAGCATCAAGGGCGCGCTCATCGACGCCGCGGGGACCGCTCACGGCGTCACGCGTCTGCCGACGCCGGCCGCGGGCCCGACGTCCGCGCAAGCCGTGCTCGACGCCGTCGCGCGTCTCGCCCCCTCGCTGACCGCGCAGGCGCCCGAGGGCGTCGCGCCGACGGCGCTCGGCATCGCGGTGCCGGGGGTCTTTGACGACGAGGCGGGCGTCGGCGTGTACTGCGAGAACCTCGGGTGGCGCGACGTCGACTTCCGCAGGCTGGTCCGGGCGGGCTTCGACCTGCCCACCGTGGTCGGCCACGACGTGCGGTCGGCCGGACTCGCCGAGATGGCGGTCGGCGCGGGCGCGGGCGCCCAGAACGCGCTCGTGCTCGCGCTCGGCACCGGGATCGCCGCCGCGGTCTTTGTGCGCGGCGAGCCCGTCACGAGCGGGGGCTTCGCGGGCGAGATCGGGCACACGGTCGTCGTGCGGGGCGGCGAGGCGTGCGCGTGCGGCAACCAGGGGTGCCTGGAGGCCACGGCCTCGGCCGCGGCGATCGCCCGGCGCTACAACCGGGCGCGCGGCGCCCGGGTGTCCGGATCGCGTGAGGTGCTGGCCGCCGCACGCGCCGGCGACGCGGTGGCGCGCGCGGTCTGGGCGTCCGCCACGGACGCGCTCGCCAGCGCGATCGCCCCGTGCGTCGGCCTGCTCGCGCCCGAGGTGGTCGTCCTGGCCGGTGGGCTCGCCGAGGCGGGCGACGCGCTGCTCGCCCCGGTCGTCGCGCGCCTCGACGAGCTGCTGACCGTCACCCCGGCGCCGCCCGTCGTCAAGGCGACCGCGGGCGAGAACGCGGGGCTGCTCGGCGCCGCCCTGCGCGCCCGGGCCGTGGCCGAGGCGGGCTCGCGGTGA
- a CDS encoding DUF4190 domain-containing protein, which yields MTNPLNHSTPPGPHDAGPPPPGGYGPAGDDRYAGASSAPAAPLHPASVWGEPPRQGTDGLAIAALVTGLLGLAVVPLTLGIVALRRVARTGRSGGGLAIAGIVLGALQTAAYGVLAVLLVVGAIASSGDSGLGHDPVLDTLWDACEAGDMGACDELYMQAPFDSEYERFGDTCGDRVPAGGYCDDRDL from the coding sequence GTGACCAACCCCCTCAACCACTCGACGCCACCCGGCCCGCACGACGCGGGCCCGCCGCCGCCCGGCGGGTACGGGCCTGCGGGTGACGACCGGTACGCGGGCGCCTCGAGCGCCCCCGCCGCGCCCCTCCACCCCGCCAGCGTGTGGGGCGAGCCCCCGCGGCAGGGCACGGACGGCCTGGCGATCGCCGCCCTGGTCACCGGCCTGCTCGGCCTGGCGGTCGTGCCGTTGACGCTCGGCATCGTCGCGCTGCGGCGCGTGGCCCGGACGGGGCGTTCCGGCGGCGGACTGGCGATCGCCGGGATCGTGCTCGGCGCGCTGCAGACCGCGGCCTACGGGGTGCTGGCGGTCCTGCTCGTCGTCGGCGCAATCGCCAGCTCCGGGGACTCGGGCCTCGGCCACGACCCCGTCCTCGACACGTTGTGGGACGCCTGCGAGGCGGGCGACATGGGGGCCTGCGACGAGCTGTACATGCAGGCTCCGTTCGACAGCGAGTACGAGCGCTTCGGCGACACCTGCGGTGACCGCGTCCCCGCGGGCGGGTACTGCGACGACCGGGACCTGTAG
- a CDS encoding SIS domain-containing protein, producing MSVVFVRAEIASQPRTWREAVGLLPAVAAALPQPGERVAVVGCGTSWFMAQAYAALREASGHGETDAFSGSEYPLGRAYDRVLAISRSGTTTEVVGLLDGLADRPTTLLTGVTGSPAGARAQASVVLDFADEHSVVQTRFATTALLLLRAHLGADVEPVISDCAAALAVDVDHLLGVEQVTFLGRGWAYGLANEAALKAREAAQFWAESYPSMDYRHGPIAIAQPGRLVWSLGRAPGGLREQVVATGARFVEHHLDPLAGLVVAQRFALALALGRGLDPDVPRSLTRSVILP from the coding sequence GTGTCCGTCGTCTTCGTCCGTGCCGAGATCGCCTCGCAGCCGCGCACCTGGCGCGAGGCGGTGGGGCTGCTGCCTGCGGTCGCGGCCGCGCTGCCGCAGCCGGGTGAGCGCGTCGCCGTCGTCGGCTGCGGCACGAGCTGGTTCATGGCTCAGGCCTACGCCGCGCTGCGGGAGGCGTCGGGGCACGGGGAGACCGACGCGTTCTCCGGCTCCGAGTACCCGCTCGGCCGCGCGTATGACCGGGTGTTGGCCATCTCGCGCTCCGGCACGACGACGGAGGTCGTCGGGCTGCTCGACGGGCTCGCCGACCGTCCGACGACGCTCCTGACGGGCGTCACCGGCTCGCCCGCGGGGGCGCGCGCCCAAGCCAGTGTCGTCCTGGACTTCGCCGACGAGCACTCGGTCGTCCAGACCAGGTTCGCCACGACGGCGCTGCTGCTCCTGCGCGCCCACCTGGGTGCCGACGTCGAGCCGGTCATCTCCGACTGCGCGGCCGCGCTCGCGGTCGACGTCGACCACCTGCTCGGCGTCGAGCAGGTGACGTTCCTCGGGCGCGGTTGGGCGTACGGCCTGGCCAACGAGGCCGCCCTGAAGGCGCGCGAGGCGGCGCAGTTCTGGGCCGAGTCCTACCCGAGCATGGACTACCGCCACGGCCCGATCGCCATCGCGCAGCCCGGCCGCCTGGTGTGGTCCCTGGGCCGCGCGCCGGGCGGCCTGCGCGAGCAGGTCGTCGCCACGGGGGCGCGCTTCGTCGAGCACCACCTCGATCCGCTCGCCGGGCTCGTCGTCGCGCAGCGCTTCGCGCTCGCGCTCGCGCTCGGCCGCGGCCTCGACCCCGACGTGCCGAGGTCGCTCACCCGCTCGGTGATCCTGCCGTGA